A single window of Kitasatospora sp. HUAS MG31 DNA harbors:
- a CDS encoding RDD family protein: MSVTHRPDPGAARVTPHALRIAAIAADLLLVLALTLLPGAAVALAAGRAGGAVPAVLAFLLVYLLGLVGAHATQVWLTGRTAGKAMFGLRVVRTDGSAPPPTARGLLWAVGRPSVGYLLVDVFGLGALAALGDRRHRCVHDLVFGSEVRLTAGADGASPGTPARRLRDHRQDLKASAAAARQRHGPAVAPWIWQADLIALTLTGCLFLAARIPLRTRPAPAGDTPPPRWSDRQATAAPAVADTPVGSLSRAGTAVLAVGLSAVTLAVGTYIGQRLAPAETPGTAGTAGVASPVGDRAGTAPSGAATSAIPQPSASPSAGGGPVPTAGTYLGTGVAAAVQLRLDPAGPDAYRVTLTRAGTPALDPVGCTQDLGPPTDPAAATVNGSGGHYEGLAVSADRVKDACFYQVQQVVLHVLDPTTVALCSPTADECPTYRHTP; the protein is encoded by the coding sequence ATGTCCGTCACGCACCGCCCCGACCCCGGCGCGGCCCGCGTCACCCCGCACGCCCTGCGGATCGCGGCCATCGCCGCCGACCTGCTGCTGGTGCTCGCCCTGACGCTGCTCCCCGGGGCCGCGGTCGCGCTGGCGGCCGGCCGGGCGGGCGGGGCCGTCCCGGCCGTGCTGGCCTTCCTGCTGGTATACCTGCTCGGCCTGGTCGGCGCCCACGCCACCCAGGTCTGGCTCACCGGCCGGACCGCGGGCAAGGCCATGTTCGGCCTGCGGGTGGTGCGTACCGACGGCTCCGCACCGCCCCCGACCGCCCGCGGACTGCTCTGGGCCGTCGGCCGCCCCTCGGTCGGCTACCTGCTGGTGGACGTCTTCGGACTGGGCGCGCTGGCCGCGCTCGGCGACCGGCGGCACCGCTGCGTGCACGACCTGGTGTTCGGCAGCGAGGTCCGGCTGACGGCCGGCGCCGACGGAGCGTCCCCGGGGACGCCCGCCCGGCGGCTGCGCGACCACCGCCAGGACCTCAAGGCCTCCGCCGCGGCCGCCCGGCAACGCCACGGCCCGGCCGTCGCCCCGTGGATCTGGCAGGCCGACCTGATCGCCCTCACCCTCACCGGCTGCCTGTTCCTCGCCGCCCGGATCCCGCTGCGGACCCGCCCGGCACCCGCCGGCGACACCCCACCCCCGCGCTGGAGCGACCGGCAGGCCACGGCAGCACCCGCCGTGGCCGACACCCCGGTCGGCTCGCTCTCCCGCGCCGGGACGGCCGTCCTCGCCGTCGGACTCTCGGCGGTCACCCTGGCTGTCGGTACCTACATCGGCCAGCGGCTGGCCCCCGCGGAGACCCCCGGCACGGCGGGTACGGCCGGCGTGGCGAGCCCTGTCGGGGACCGCGCCGGGACCGCGCCCTCCGGCGCCGCCACCTCCGCCATCCCGCAGCCCTCCGCCTCGCCCTCCGCCGGGGGCGGGCCGGTGCCGACCGCCGGGACCTACCTCGGCACCGGCGTGGCCGCCGCCGTCCAACTCCGGCTCGACCCCGCCGGGCCCGACGCCTACCGGGTCACCCTCACCCGCGCGGGCACCCCGGCACTCGACCCCGTCGGCTGTACCCAGGACCTCGGCCCGCCCACCGACCCCGCCGCCGCCACCGTGAACGGCTCCGGCGGCCACTACGAGGGACTCGCCGTCTCGGCGGACCGGGTGAAGGACGCCTGCTTCTACCAGGTCCAGCAGGTCGTCCTCCACGTCCTCGACCCCACCACCGTCGCCCTCTGCTCCCCGACCGCCGACGAATGCCCCACCTACCGCCACACCCCGTGA
- a CDS encoding DUF6059 family protein, with product MGRAVIEAGLIWVWVPPPPDPEPTHGPPPLHPERLRPDLPLTPTERHLAHQLRDLAGYL from the coding sequence GTGGGGCGGGCGGTCATCGAGGCCGGCCTGATCTGGGTCTGGGTCCCGCCCCCACCCGACCCCGAACCCACCCACGGCCCGCCACCCCTCCACCCCGAACGCCTACGCCCCGACCTCCCCCTCACCCCCACCGAACGCCACCTCGCCCACCAACTCCGCGACCTCGCCGGCTACCTCTGA